A genomic region of Pirellulales bacterium contains the following coding sequences:
- a CDS encoding iron-containing alcohol dehydrogenase: protein MTSPTDILAAGYDFFAPPRIAFGWGRRREVGTLARSLGTRRAFLVTGARLAAGGAPLDEIQTALSAAGLQPILAASISREPEVTDVDNAVDWLRAHEASAGDVMIAIGGGSVIDLAKAAAAIVTNSAGGSVLDYLEGVGRGLQITVPPVPLVAMPTTGGTGTEATKNAVISCYDPPFKKSLRSDLMVPRVVLVDPELAVTLPPSATAACGMDAITQCIESYISRRAKPIARALAAEGLRRAVPALATAVNEPANRPAREAMAHAALLSGMALANSGLGLAHGVAAALGVHARTRHGLACAIMLPVALATNRPHCEAELATLARTIWNEHWPSDSAAADAFVARIGILCRTVGVPQRLRDIHVAREQIPALVAGSHGNSLDGNPFAIFDEQLQTILERMW, encoded by the coding sequence GTGACGTCGCCAACCGATATCCTAGCCGCGGGCTACGACTTTTTCGCGCCACCACGCATCGCTTTCGGATGGGGCCGGCGGCGTGAGGTGGGCACTTTGGCGCGCTCGCTGGGAACACGCCGGGCCTTTCTCGTTACGGGCGCACGCCTCGCCGCCGGCGGCGCACCGCTCGACGAGATCCAAACCGCGCTCTCAGCAGCGGGTCTTCAGCCGATTCTGGCAGCCTCGATATCGCGCGAGCCGGAAGTGACGGATGTCGATAATGCGGTTGACTGGTTGCGTGCCCACGAGGCAAGCGCAGGGGATGTAATGATCGCCATTGGCGGCGGTTCGGTCATCGACCTGGCAAAAGCTGCCGCGGCGATCGTCACAAATTCCGCGGGCGGCAGCGTGCTCGATTATCTAGAAGGAGTCGGCCGTGGATTGCAGATAACTGTGCCGCCCGTTCCGCTAGTGGCCATGCCGACTACGGGAGGAACAGGCACCGAAGCTACCAAGAATGCAGTGATTTCGTGCTATGACCCGCCGTTTAAAAAGAGTTTGCGATCCGATCTGATGGTGCCGCGAGTAGTGCTCGTCGATCCCGAATTGGCGGTCACACTTCCCCCGTCTGCCACGGCGGCCTGTGGTATGGATGCCATTACGCAATGCATCGAAAGCTACATTTCGCGCCGCGCTAAGCCAATTGCCCGTGCCCTAGCCGCCGAAGGATTGCGTCGCGCGGTGCCGGCGCTGGCGACGGCGGTCAACGAACCGGCGAATCGACCGGCGCGCGAAGCGATGGCGCACGCCGCCCTTCTTTCCGGCATGGCGCTCGCCAACTCTGGTCTGGGTCTTGCGCACGGTGTCGCGGCGGCGCTTGGTGTTCACGCGCGCACCCGGCATGGTCTGGCTTGTGCAATTATGTTGCCTGTAGCCCTGGCGACAAATCGGCCTCATTGCGAGGCGGAGCTGGCCACCCTCGCGCGCACGATCTGGAACGAGCACTGGCCCAGCGATTCAGCGGCCGCCGACGCATTTGTCGCTCGGATCGGCATATTATGTCGCACGGTGGGAGTGCCTCAGCGATTGCGCGATATTCACGTCGCGCGCGAGCAGATTCCGGCGCTAGTAGCAGGCTCGCACGGCAACAGTCTCGACGGCAACCCTTTCGCGATCTTTGACGAACAATTGCAAACGATCTTGGAGCGCATGTGGTGA